The Ignavibacteria bacterium genome window below encodes:
- a CDS encoding tetratricopeptide repeat protein: protein MKRLNNLSIFDSIKSLLVTLVAVTALNAQDVKQGVRLMDVEKYTEARNFFENLVKSNPQNADAYYWLGKLDIKEGKTDQAQADFQKGIDANKENAINFVGLGQVQLIKNDSTSAIKQFDEALDMTDSKDANIMIAIADAYLGSDTKNFGRPIQLLSKAKAVSKKNPAIFERLGDIYLRLVNGSMAIQNYQTAIDYDSANVKAYIGIGQIYAKIKNYPDAEANFTKAITVDPTYAPAFKEFGEYYYSRKDYVKAADMYKKYIDNTEPTNEKLTRYATMLYLAKDYNTAVNVISQVTDKGGKPDAQLQHILAYSYYSVDDAQKGIPAFDKYFQMADPKEITSTDYDYLGKLQLKAGNDSLAIENYKKAIAMDSSRSDLHGDMAALYFKDKKWEDAAREYELKEKTSGKPLKVVEYFNLGQAYYKMSNFKMADTTYAKMIALSPDQPIGYYYRALSNAQLDPESEQGLAKPHYEKFIDVVTKMAPDQQAKYKNHLIEAYSYLGYFYYLKKDNATSRQFWIKVQELDPENKQAKEALKALK from the coding sequence ATGAAAAGACTCAACAACTTATCAATATTTGATTCCATTAAATCCCTTCTCGTAACGCTTGTTGCAGTTACTGCATTAAACGCCCAGGACGTAAAGCAGGGTGTAAGACTCATGGATGTGGAAAAATATACTGAGGCCAGAAATTTCTTCGAGAACCTGGTTAAAAGTAATCCCCAAAATGCTGATGCTTACTACTGGCTTGGAAAGCTTGATATTAAAGAAGGAAAAACTGACCAGGCACAGGCTGACTTTCAGAAAGGAATTGACGCAAACAAGGAAAATGCAATTAACTTTGTAGGCCTTGGTCAGGTGCAGCTCATTAAAAATGACTCTACTTCGGCAATTAAGCAGTTTGACGAGGCCCTCGATATGACCGACTCAAAAGATGCCAACATTATGATTGCTATTGCTGATGCCTACCTTGGCTCAGACACTAAGAACTTCGGCAGACCGATTCAGCTTTTGTCAAAGGCAAAGGCTGTCAGCAAGAAAAATCCTGCCATTTTTGAACGCCTTGGGGATATTTATCTGAGACTGGTTAACGGAAGCATGGCAATACAGAACTATCAGACTGCCATAGATTATGATTCAGCTAACGTAAAGGCTTATATCGGAATTGGCCAGATTTATGCAAAAATCAAAAACTACCCCGATGCCGAGGCAAATTTTACAAAAGCTATTACTGTTGATCCGACCTATGCTCCTGCATTCAAGGAGTTCGGTGAATATTATTACTCACGCAAGGATTACGTAAAAGCTGCTGACATGTACAAAAAGTACATCGACAACACCGAACCAACGAACGAAAAGCTGACCCGCTATGCCACAATGCTTTATCTTGCAAAGGATTATAATACAGCCGTTAACGTTATAAGCCAGGTTACAGATAAAGGCGGCAAGCCCGATGCACAGCTTCAGCACATTCTTGCTTATTCATACTATTCGGTTGATGACGCACAGAAAGGAATTCCTGCATTCGACAAATATTTCCAGATGGCAGATCCTAAGGAAATAACTTCAACGGATTACGACTATCTTGGCAAGCTGCAGCTAAAGGCTGGAAACGATTCACTTGCAATTGAAAACTACAAAAAAGCAATTGCAATGGATTCTTCACGTTCAGATCTGCACGGCGATATGGCCGCACTTTACTTCAAGGATAAGAAGTGGGAAGATGCCGCCAGGGAATATGAACTTAAAGAGAAAACTTCAGGCAAGCCTTTGAAAGTAGTTGAATACTTCAACCTTGGCCAGGCTTATTACAAAATGAGCAATTTCAAAATGGCCGACACTACTTATGCAAAGATGATTGCTCTTAGCCCCGATCAGCCGATAGGCTATTACTACAGGGCACTCAGCAATGCACAGCTTGACCCTGAATCAGAACAGGGACTTGCAAAGCCGCATTATGAAAAGTTCATCGATGTGGTAACAAAGATGGCCCCCGACCAGCAGGCAAAGTATAAGAATCATCTTATTGAAGCTTATTCATATCTTGGATACTTCTACTACCTGAAAAAGGACAACGCTACTTCACGCCAGTTCTGGATAAAGGTTCAGGAACTGGATCCTGAAAACAAACAGGCAAAAGAAGCCCTCAAGGCTTTGAAATAA
- a CDS encoding MotA/TolQ/ExbB proton channel family protein has translation MKSSKVKSAFSGFAGIVIPLLIIIAICIFIFVLGNPDNFQGGNPANHPKPGNYLGVVYKGGIIVPILMSLLMMVLTFGIERLITITRAKGKGRVNQFVAKVHTKLAQEDLDTAIAECDKQRGSVANVIKAGILKYKEMIPEKGLNRDQKVLAIKQEIEEATSLELPMLEQNLVIVATIASIATLMGLLGTVLGMIKAFSALATAGAPDAVALANGISEALINTALGIGTSAIAIISYNYFTTKIDKITYSIDEAGVAIVQNFAAHHN, from the coding sequence GTGAAATCTTCGAAAGTTAAATCTGCCTTTTCAGGTTTTGCAGGTATCGTAATACCTCTTTTAATTATTATTGCTATCTGCATTTTTATTTTTGTATTAGGTAACCCCGACAACTTCCAGGGCGGCAACCCGGCTAACCATCCGAAGCCAGGCAACTATCTTGGAGTCGTTTACAAAGGCGGTATCATCGTACCTATTCTTATGTCACTTTTAATGATGGTTCTTACATTCGGTATCGAAAGACTTATCACCATTACCCGCGCTAAAGGTAAGGGAAGAGTTAACCAGTTCGTTGCAAAAGTTCACACAAAGCTTGCTCAGGAAGATCTGGATACAGCTATTGCTGAATGCGACAAGCAGAGAGGTTCAGTTGCTAACGTTATTAAGGCCGGTATTCTTAAATACAAGGAAATGATTCCTGAGAAGGGATTAAACAGAGATCAGAAAGTTCTGGCTATCAAACAGGAAATCGAAGAAGCTACATCACTGGAACTGCCTATGCTCGAGCAGAACCTGGTTATCGTTGCTACTATCGCTTCAATTGCAACCCTTATGGGTCTGTTAGGAACAGTACTTGGTATGATCAAGGCATTCTCTGCTTTGGCTACAGCCGGTGCTCCTGATGCAGTTGCTCTTGCAAACGGTATTTCTGAAGCTCTTATCAATACAGCTTTAGGTATCGGTACCTCAGCTATTGCTATTATTTCTTACAACTATTTTACAACAAAAATAGACAAGATCACTTACTCAATTGATGAAGCTGGTGTTGCAATCGTTCAGAACTTTGCAGCTCATCATAATTAA
- a CDS encoding L-lysine 6-transaminase: MSTAILNTNLSFEGISAETVHEVLRKKMLVDGFDLVFDHSRSYGNHLVDARTGEAYLDFFSFFASSPVGLNHPKLNNPEFREKIGYIASLNKPSNSDLYTVEMAEFVDTFSRVAVPEHFKYLFFIDGGSLAVENGLKVAFDWKVRKNLAKGIKEEKGQQVIHFKEAFHGRSGYTMSLTNTDPNKIMYFPKFKWPRIINPKITFPLSEHLDEVIKLETEAINEIYAAIKQNPDDIAVIIIEPIQAEGGDNFFRKEFHQKLREIADENEILLMYDEVQTGIGLTGKMWAHQHYIDPDIVSFGKKMQICGIMVSDRIDDVEEHCFRKSSRINSTWGGNLVDMVRSRRNLEIIEEDNLVENAELEGKLLLDKLYNLQEDYPELISNVRGLGLMCSFDFPTVELRKEFLNLCYFHKLLILPCGLHSIRFRPSLTITGAELNEGLKIIEKVLYLMKANL; encoded by the coding sequence ATGAGTACAGCTATCTTAAATACGAATCTTTCATTTGAAGGTATCAGCGCTGAAACAGTTCATGAAGTCCTGAGAAAGAAAATGCTCGTTGATGGTTTTGATCTTGTCTTTGATCACAGCCGAAGCTACGGAAACCACCTCGTTGACGCCAGAACCGGCGAGGCTTATCTCGATTTCTTCAGCTTCTTCGCTTCCTCCCCTGTTGGCCTTAATCACCCGAAGTTAAACAACCCCGAATTCAGAGAAAAAATAGGCTATATAGCCTCCTTAAACAAACCCTCAAACTCTGACCTTTATACCGTTGAAATGGCTGAATTTGTGGACACCTTCAGCCGTGTTGCCGTGCCGGAACATTTCAAGTACCTTTTCTTTATTGACGGCGGAAGCCTTGCCGTGGAAAACGGACTCAAGGTGGCATTCGACTGGAAAGTAAGGAAAAACCTTGCAAAAGGGATAAAGGAAGAAAAAGGTCAGCAGGTAATCCACTTCAAGGAAGCTTTCCACGGCAGAAGCGGCTACACGATGTCGCTTACAAATACAGACCCTAACAAGATCATGTATTTCCCGAAGTTCAAATGGCCCAGAATTATTAACCCGAAGATTACATTTCCTCTTTCTGAGCACCTCGACGAGGTAATTAAGCTGGAGACTGAGGCCATAAACGAGATCTACGCGGCAATTAAACAAAACCCCGACGACATAGCCGTAATTATAATTGAACCCATTCAGGCTGAAGGGGGCGATAACTTCTTCAGAAAAGAATTCCACCAGAAATTAAGGGAAATTGCAGACGAAAACGAAATCCTCCTGATGTATGACGAGGTACAGACAGGAATTGGACTTACAGGCAAAATGTGGGCTCACCAGCACTACATTGATCCGGATATCGTGTCTTTCGGAAAGAAAATGCAGATCTGCGGCATTATGGTCTCAGACAGGATAGACGACGTCGAGGAACACTGCTTCAGAAAATCCAGCCGCATTAACTCAACCTGGGGCGGCAACCTGGTAGATATGGTGCGCTCAAGGAGAAACCTGGAGATAATTGAGGAAGATAACCTCGTTGAAAACGCGGAGCTTGAGGGCAAACTACTCCTCGATAAGCTCTATAACCTGCAGGAAGACTATCCAGAACTCATATCTAATGTCAGGGGGCTTGGACTTATGTGCTCTTTTGACTTTCCCACTGTTGAACTCAGGAAGGAATTCCTCAATTTATGCTATTTCCATAAACTCCTCATTCTCCCCTGCGGCCTGCATTCGATCAGGTTCAGGCCGTCTCTTACCATCACTGGAGCGGAATTAAATGAGGGTTTGAAAATAATTGAAAAAGTATTATATTTGATGAAAGCGAATTTATAA
- a CDS encoding phosphate ABC transporter substrate-binding protein, PhoT family produces MRTFKLTIPVIFILSFLFGCRSENPKESDTPTTGEITISVDETFKPVVDSEIDTFEKIYQYAKIKVNYRPEAETMADLLSDSARLVILTRKFTKEEQSYFEKREIVPIVRKITYDAIAVIVNNANTDTNWTMQQFRDVMSGKISRWNALSGRSSLSGIQIVFDNQNSSTVRYVKEKINNSPLAKNTFAVKDNPSVIDYVSKNRNAVGIIGVNWISNREDTLTHGFLKKVRVVALASDTAQTGEYYQPYQAYIAQKVYPLWREVYVLSGEARAGLGSGFISFMASDRGQRIFLKAGLVPATMPVRLVEIRSENIKITK; encoded by the coding sequence ATGAGGACATTTAAACTAACAATACCGGTTATCTTTATACTTTCTTTTTTATTCGGTTGCAGGAGTGAAAACCCGAAAGAGTCTGACACTCCTACAACCGGTGAAATTACTATCAGCGTCGACGAGACATTCAAGCCCGTCGTAGATTCAGAAATTGATACTTTCGAAAAGATCTATCAGTACGCTAAGATCAAGGTCAACTACAGGCCTGAAGCTGAAACAATGGCCGACCTGCTTTCCGATAGTGCACGCCTGGTTATCCTTACCCGCAAGTTCACAAAGGAAGAACAAAGCTACTTTGAAAAAAGGGAGATCGTTCCTATTGTCAGGAAGATCACCTATGATGCTATTGCCGTTATTGTGAACAATGCGAATACGGATACAAATTGGACGATGCAGCAGTTCCGCGACGTTATGAGCGGAAAAATCTCGCGCTGGAACGCTTTAAGCGGCAGGTCTTCACTGTCTGGTATTCAGATAGTCTTTGATAACCAGAATTCAAGCACAGTCAGGTACGTAAAGGAAAAAATTAATAATTCACCCCTTGCTAAAAATACTTTTGCCGTTAAGGATAACCCTTCGGTAATTGACTATGTATCAAAAAACCGCAACGCTGTGGGTATAATCGGCGTTAATTGGATAAGCAACAGAGAGGATACACTCACACACGGATTTCTTAAGAAAGTTAGAGTTGTTGCGCTGGCTTCTGATACGGCTCAGACAGGGGAATATTATCAGCCTTACCAGGCCTATATCGCTCAGAAAGTCTACCCCCTCTGGAGGGAAGTATACGTCTTGAGCGGCGAGGCAAGGGCAGGACTTGGTTCAGGGTTCATCTCATTTATGGCCAGCGACCGGGGACAGAGGATTTTCCTGAAGGCAGGGCTGGTTCCTGCAACTATGCCTGTCAGATTAGTTGAAATTAGAAGTGAAAATATCAAAATAACTAAATAA
- a CDS encoding DUF480 domain-containing protein, giving the protein MRMVEDTGRAAKYRETFKEELALSQKEVAALCILMLRGAQTPGEIKGRSGRIYNFQSLEETEEVLQALTDRAEGALASKLERQTGMKER; this is encoded by the coding sequence GTGCGTATGGTTGAGGATACGGGAAGGGCAGCCAAGTACAGGGAGACTTTCAAAGAGGAGCTGGCCTTAAGCCAGAAAGAAGTGGCAGCCTTGTGTATCCTGATGCTTAGAGGTGCCCAGACGCCGGGAGAGATAAAAGGGCGCTCGGGAAGAATCTATAACTTTCAGAGCCTGGAGGAAACCGAAGAAGTACTGCAGGCTTTAACTGACCGCGCTGAAGGTGCACTGGCTTCAAAGCTGGAACGCCAGACAGGAATGAAAGAAAGGC
- a CDS encoding energy transducer TonB, with protein MSNHQISYNIDLNDIIFEGKNKEYGAYVLRKKYHQFLFRAFVIAVIFFILSVSSPLIISFVTPKEDIKVNRKKVVTITDLAPPPSIDEKKVIEQVEAPPPLKSTIKFLPPVVKPDDQVTDEYVPTVEELHNVDPGKATQQGQEGGVDYSLIEVQDAPKEEIVKESAPKEEAFTFVEEMPTYPEGQDELLRFISSNVVYPEIAKRAQVEGKVMVGFVVEKDGSITDVRVVKGIGAGCDEEAVRVTRLMGRWRPGKQNGKPVRVRMVIPFQFKLQ; from the coding sequence ATGAGTAATCATCAAATATCGTACAACATAGACCTTAACGACATTATCTTTGAGGGTAAGAATAAGGAATATGGTGCTTACGTACTGAGAAAGAAATATCATCAATTCCTGTTCCGCGCTTTTGTGATTGCCGTAATATTCTTTATACTGAGTGTTTCATCACCGCTGATTATCAGCTTTGTTACACCTAAGGAAGATATTAAGGTCAACAGAAAGAAGGTCGTTACCATAACAGACCTGGCACCTCCTCCGTCAATCGACGAAAAGAAGGTAATCGAACAGGTTGAAGCTCCGCCACCGTTGAAGTCTACCATCAAATTCCTGCCGCCGGTTGTTAAACCTGACGATCAGGTAACTGACGAGTACGTTCCTACGGTTGAAGAACTCCATAACGTTGACCCTGGTAAGGCAACTCAGCAGGGCCAGGAAGGCGGCGTGGACTACAGCCTTATTGAAGTTCAGGACGCTCCGAAGGAAGAAATTGTAAAAGAATCTGCTCCAAAGGAAGAAGCTTTTACATTCGTTGAGGAAATGCCCACTTATCCTGAAGGACAGGACGAACTTTTAAGATTTATCAGCTCAAACGTTGTCTATCCTGAAATTGCAAAACGTGCTCAGGTTGAAGGCAAGGTAATGGTCGGTTTCGTCGTTGAAAAAGACGGCTCTATTACTGACGTCAGGGTTGTTAAAGGTATCGGCGCAGGTTGCGACGAGGAAGCTGTCAGAGTTACAAGGCTCATGGGTAGATGGAGACCCGGAAAGCAGAACGGTAAACCTGTCAGGGTTCGTATGGTAATTCCTTTCCAGTTTAAGTTACAGTAA
- a CDS encoding histidine kinase, with product MKRIPNFLILVLISAISLFNSLMAQNEKEIIINVHSQNLPKDSKVYVAGSHVLLGTWNPGKVVLEKKPEGTWTKALRFKKGETLEFKFTLGSWDSEALNKDGSVPGNHTLTVTSDTILNYDVVNWKNGQQPRIVKGQITGTVKYHRAVKWDGLDARDVIVWLPPSYEKDTVKRYPVLYMHDGQNIIDPETSSFGLDWQADEVSDSLIKAGKMDEIIIVGIYNTKDRTAEYSYTGLGRSYMRFIVEKLKPLIDNTYRTLPDRNNTATMGSSMGGLISFMLIWEYPEVFSKAASLSPAFKIQELNYLPYITSYNGPKKELRIYIDNGGIGLEKRLLPGVEETVSVLKGKGYKEGDDLMVYYDKNAEHNEPAWAKRLHIPLQFLFGRNKR from the coding sequence ATGAAAAGAATTCCTAATTTTCTTATACTTGTCCTTATTTCTGCAATTTCATTATTTAACAGTCTAATGGCGCAAAACGAAAAAGAAATTATAATTAATGTTCACTCACAAAACCTCCCAAAGGACTCTAAGGTCTATGTTGCAGGCAGCCATGTACTTCTTGGCACGTGGAATCCCGGGAAGGTAGTTCTGGAAAAAAAGCCTGAAGGTACCTGGACTAAGGCTTTGCGTTTTAAGAAAGGGGAAACGCTTGAGTTTAAGTTTACCCTGGGAAGCTGGGACAGTGAGGCTCTTAATAAAGACGGCTCTGTCCCCGGCAATCATACACTTACGGTAACTTCTGATACCATCCTGAACTACGATGTGGTAAACTGGAAGAACGGGCAGCAGCCGCGCATAGTGAAAGGGCAGATTACAGGAACAGTTAAATATCACAGGGCAGTCAAGTGGGATGGGCTCGACGCACGTGACGTAATTGTATGGCTTCCGCCCAGCTATGAAAAAGATACTGTAAAGCGCTACCCGGTTCTTTATATGCACGACGGACAGAATATTATTGATCCTGAAACCTCAAGCTTCGGCCTCGACTGGCAGGCAGACGAGGTTTCAGACAGCCTTATTAAAGCAGGGAAGATGGATGAGATAATAATTGTAGGCATATACAATACGAAAGACAGAACGGCTGAATATTCCTATACCGGTCTCGGGCGCTCATATATGCGCTTTATTGTTGAAAAGCTGAAGCCATTGATAGACAATACATACCGTACACTCCCGGACAGGAACAATACTGCCACCATGGGCTCATCCATGGGAGGGCTCATATCATTTATGCTGATCTGGGAATACCCGGAGGTGTTTTCAAAGGCGGCTTCTCTTTCGCCGGCATTCAAAATACAGGAGCTGAATTACCTTCCCTATATTACCTCATATAACGGGCCTAAGAAGGAACTCAGGATCTATATCGATAACGGCGGCATTGGACTGGAGAAGAGGCTCCTTCCCGGAGTGGAGGAGACGGTTAGTGTTCTTAAAGGCAAGGGATATAAAGAAGGGGACGACCTCATGGTTTATTATGATAAAAATGCCGAACATAATGAACCAGCCTGGGCAAAAAGGCTGCACATACCCCTGCAGTTCCTCTTTGGAAGAAATAAGAGGTAA
- a CDS encoding biopolymer transporter ExbD, with protein sequence MPKVKVPRKSTLIDMTAMCDVAFLLLTFFMLTTQFKSDDSIVVATPSSISDIKLPDTDIMNITVTKDGKVFFGIDNKNFSREKLLERIAEKYNIQFTPQEQKAFYLTSSFGIPINALKGWLGLEELDRKNFKQPGIPVDSTNNELGVWIMQARLSNPGLRIAINGDGNCAYPVIKKVMGTLQDKNVNKFNLITNLEANPNTKYKKPEEKK encoded by the coding sequence ATGCCAAAAGTAAAAGTACCCCGTAAAAGCACACTAATCGATATGACGGCGATGTGCGACGTTGCGTTTCTTTTGTTGACATTCTTTATGTTGACGACGCAATTTAAGAGTGATGATTCTATTGTTGTTGCTACTCCGTCATCTATTTCGGATATAAAGCTGCCTGATACGGATATTATGAATATAACGGTTACAAAAGACGGCAAAGTGTTCTTCGGTATCGATAACAAGAACTTTTCAAGAGAAAAGCTCCTGGAAAGAATTGCCGAAAAATACAACATTCAGTTTACTCCACAGGAGCAGAAGGCTTTCTACCTTACTTCAAGCTTCGGAATTCCAATCAACGCCTTAAAGGGCTGGCTGGGACTTGAAGAACTTGACAGAAAGAACTTCAAGCAGCCTGGCATACCGGTCGACTCTACCAACAATGAGCTCGGTGTATGGATTATGCAGGCCCGTCTTTCAAACCCGGGACTCAGAATAGCCATTAATGGTGACGGCAATTGTGCTTATCCTGTCATTAAGAAAGTTATGGGAACTCTGCAGGATAAAAACGTTAACAAATTCAATCTGATTACGAATTTGGAAGCAAATCCGAATACAAAGTACAAGAAACCAGAAGAAAAAAAATAG
- a CDS encoding OmpA family protein, translated as MKSFVTLLAAALICLFMPGEAFSQFDILGKIKDKVEQKAEEKTDEAIDKGLDEAEKEITKTGDDENEEVKSKKKNTNSEDEEEQASPKKNKTEGNPKTTEVSLKSYSKFDFVPGEKVLFFEDFSQDNVGDFPARWNTNGTGEVVTTNKYPGKWLKAKNGSLYVPDFPKPFPENYTIELDMVYYTPEDVVNIGNINFCIISTEGTKDYLQHAYEFCSGRTVGNFDFGIKKEESSRFIAKNYVNGGESGGVDSDIDDNITVGKMGKIVRLSISVQKQRYRVWIDNKKIYDLPRFMTPAQYDIFKIGLWYFDDQTPDAYEVLFSNVRFAVGAPDMRNKLLTEGKLVTRGITFDSGSDKIKPESYGTLKEIAGILKENSDIRVKIVGHTDSDGSDGANLELSKKRSVSVKNALAQEFGIDSSRMDTDGKGESEPVSENSTPSGKANNRRVEFIKM; from the coding sequence ATGAAATCTTTCGTTACATTATTAGCAGCAGCCCTAATCTGCCTTTTTATGCCCGGCGAGGCGTTCTCGCAGTTCGATATCCTTGGCAAAATCAAGGACAAAGTAGAACAGAAGGCCGAAGAAAAGACAGACGAGGCAATTGACAAGGGATTAGATGAAGCTGAAAAGGAAATTACAAAAACGGGCGATGATGAAAATGAGGAAGTAAAATCAAAGAAAAAGAATACCAATTCTGAAGATGAAGAAGAACAGGCAAGCCCGAAAAAAAACAAAACTGAAGGCAATCCCAAAACCACTGAAGTCAGCCTTAAGAGCTATTCCAAATTCGACTTTGTCCCTGGCGAAAAAGTGCTCTTTTTTGAAGATTTTTCGCAGGATAACGTGGGTGACTTCCCCGCCAGGTGGAATACGAACGGTACAGGTGAAGTTGTAACAACAAATAAATATCCGGGCAAATGGCTGAAGGCAAAAAATGGCTCGCTGTATGTACCCGATTTCCCCAAACCCTTCCCGGAGAACTACACTATAGAGCTCGATATGGTTTACTATACTCCGGAAGACGTTGTTAACATCGGGAATATAAACTTCTGTATTATTTCCACCGAGGGTACTAAAGATTATTTACAGCATGCTTATGAATTCTGTTCTGGAAGAACCGTAGGCAACTTTGATTTTGGAATAAAGAAAGAAGAATCGTCACGTTTTATTGCCAAAAACTATGTAAACGGCGGTGAATCGGGCGGCGTTGACTCTGATATTGACGATAATATAACCGTCGGGAAAATGGGCAAAATTGTAAGGCTCTCAATTTCTGTCCAGAAACAGCGCTACAGGGTCTGGATTGACAATAAGAAAATATATGACCTGCCCAGATTTATGACTCCCGCCCAATATGACATTTTCAAGATAGGCCTATGGTATTTCGACGATCAGACGCCTGATGCATATGAGGTCCTTTTCTCAAATGTCCGCTTTGCCGTTGGGGCTCCGGACATGAGAAACAAGCTCTTAACAGAAGGAAAGCTCGTTACACGCGGAATTACATTTGACTCCGGCTCAGACAAAATAAAGCCTGAATCGTACGGCACACTAAAGGAGATTGCAGGCATATTAAAGGAGAATTCAGACATAAGGGTTAAAATTGTAGGCCACACAGACAGCGACGGCTCTGACGGGGCAAACCTTGAACTTTCAAAAAAGCGTTCTGTTTCTGTAAAAAATGCACTCGCCCAGGAATTCGGCATCGATTCTTCACGCATGGATACAGACGGCAAGGGCGAATCTGAGCCTGTCTCGGAAAACTCAACTCCTTCCGGAAAGGCAAACAACAGAAGAGTTGAATTCATAAAGATGTAA
- a CDS encoding biopolymer transporter ExbD encodes MAELDTSKGGGHGKGKKKKGKKMSTRVDLTPMVDLGFLLVTFFMLTTTFSKPQTMEINLPVKADNPKEQADAPAVKASKTMTILLGETNKVFWYKGMATEDPEVKITNFSEAGIRKDLLEQNQMIKDMVVLIKPTDKSTYKNMVDILDEMNICNIKRFALVDADPKDMDLIKNK; translated from the coding sequence ATGGCTGAATTAGATACCTCGAAAGGTGGGGGACACGGCAAGGGTAAAAAGAAAAAAGGGAAAAAGATGTCCACCAGGGTCGACTTGACCCCTATGGTTGACCTTGGATTCCTTTTGGTTACCTTTTTCATGTTGACTACCACTTTCAGCAAGCCACAGACTATGGAAATTAACCTTCCGGTTAAAGCCGATAACCCGAAGGAGCAGGCCGATGCTCCCGCAGTCAAGGCTTCAAAGACCATGACCATTTTACTTGGTGAAACTAATAAGGTTTTCTGGTATAAAGGTATGGCTACTGAAGATCCGGAAGTTAAGATTACCAATTTCTCTGAAGCAGGCATTAGAAAGGACCTTCTTGAGCAGAACCAGATGATTAAGGATATGGTTGTATTGATTAAACCTACAGATAAGTCGACGTATAAAAACATGGTTGATATATTGGATGAAATGAATATATGCAATATCAAACGTTTTGCTTTGGTTGATGCTGATCCTAAGGACATGGATTTAATTAAGAATAAATAA
- a CDS encoding DUF480 domain-containing protein, producing AEGALASKLERQTGMKERRYSHLLSGAPEIQEVSVEKKPSVVEERLFSLEGELERLKLEIEELKSAFARFKKQFE from the coding sequence GCTGAAGGTGCACTGGCTTCAAAGCTGGAACGCCAGACAGGAATGAAAGAAAGGCGGTACAGCCACCTATTAAGCGGGGCGCCCGAGATACAGGAAGTTTCCGTTGAGAAAAAGCCCTCTGTTGTGGAAGAAAGGCTATTTTCGCTCGAAGGTGAATTAGAGCGCCTGAAATTGGAGATAGAGGAATTAAAGTCCGCTTTTGCCCGGTTTAAGAAGCAGTTTGAATAA
- the rsmI gene encoding 16S rRNA (cytidine(1402)-2'-O)-methyltransferase, with protein MDPALYIVSTPIGNLKDITFRAVETLKEVDFILCEDTRVTSVLLNHYEIRKELVSFNAQSESSKLNYALERVERGEACALVSDAGTPAISDPGVRLVSAAIKRGIKVEAVPGVTALVTALSLSGLPTDSFIFEGFLPQKKGRQKKLRQLSVEERTIILYESTYRIEKLLEELNEYMAERYIVVTRELTKKFEETWRGRPNELLGELKTKVIKGEFVIVIAPLDWKVDSQKESYE; from the coding sequence ATGGATCCAGCACTTTATATTGTTAGTACACCTATAGGCAACCTGAAGGACATTACCTTCCGGGCCGTTGAGACCCTGAAGGAAGTGGATTTTATCCTCTGTGAGGATACACGGGTAACCTCAGTTCTTCTAAATCATTACGAAATCAGGAAAGAGCTCGTTTCATTTAATGCACAAAGTGAATCCTCAAAGCTGAATTATGCCCTGGAAAGGGTTGAAAGGGGCGAAGCATGTGCTCTTGTTTCAGATGCCGGCACTCCTGCCATTTCAGATCCCGGCGTAAGGCTCGTTTCGGCGGCAATTAAAAGAGGAATTAAAGTTGAAGCCGTGCCCGGTGTAACAGCCCTTGTTACGGCATTGAGCTTAAGCGGACTTCCGACCGACTCATTTATCTTTGAAGGGTTCCTGCCGCAGAAAAAAGGAAGACAAAAAAAGCTCAGGCAGCTCTCTGTGGAAGAAAGGACAATTATCCTTTATGAATCCACCTACAGGATAGAAAAGCTTCTGGAGGAGTTAAATGAGTATATGGCTGAAAGGTACATTGTTGTTACACGCGAGCTGACAAAAAAATTTGAGGAAACCTGGCGCGGCAGGCCCAATGAACTGCTTGGTGAACTTAAAACAAAAGTTATTAAAGGGGAGTTTGTAATTGTAATTGCCCCATTGGACTGGAAAGTAGACTCACAAAAGGAATCTTATGAATAA